The following are encoded together in the Bradyrhizobium genosp. L genome:
- a CDS encoding ABC transporter permease — MTVLAPQQPVETTTQSPLGEAVPATRHGFSPSPLNKRRWQSFKANRRGYWSFWIFLVLFVVSLFANFIANDKPLLVRYDGHLYWPVVKSYAETTFGGDFETEADYRDPYLQKQIAAKGGSIVWAPIRYSYDTRNLDPPTPVPSKPTWLLTEAQCKDVVQRKGLKGCRDLEYNWLGTDDQGRDVVARLIYGFRISVLFGLTLTILSSIIGVAAGGIQGYFGGWTDLIFQRLIEIWTAIPSLYLLLIISAVLPPGFFILLGILLLFSWVSLVGLVRAEFLRGRNFEYIQAARALGVSNKVIMWRHLLPNAMVATMTFLPFIVSSSVMTLTALDFLGFGLPPGSPSLGELLSQGKANVQAPWLGLTGFFAVAIMLSLLIFIGEAARDAFDPRKTFSRG, encoded by the coding sequence ATGACTGTGCTCGCGCCCCAGCAACCGGTCGAAACCACGACGCAATCGCCGCTCGGCGAGGCGGTGCCCGCCACGAGGCACGGCTTTTCGCCATCGCCGCTGAACAAGCGGCGCTGGCAGAGCTTCAAGGCGAACCGCCGCGGCTACTGGTCGTTCTGGATCTTCCTCGTGCTGTTCGTGGTGTCGCTGTTCGCCAACTTCATCGCCAACGACAAGCCGCTGCTGGTCAGGTATGACGGCCACCTGTACTGGCCGGTGGTGAAGAGCTATGCCGAGACCACCTTCGGCGGCGATTTCGAGACCGAGGCCGACTATCGCGATCCCTATCTGCAGAAGCAGATCGCGGCGAAGGGCGGAAGCATCGTCTGGGCGCCGATCCGCTACTCCTACGACACCCGCAACCTCGATCCGCCGACGCCGGTGCCGTCGAAGCCGACCTGGCTGTTGACCGAGGCGCAGTGCAAGGACGTCGTGCAGCGCAAGGGCCTGAAAGGCTGCCGCGACCTCGAATACAATTGGCTCGGCACCGACGACCAGGGCCGCGACGTGGTGGCGCGGCTGATCTACGGCTTCCGCATCTCGGTGCTGTTCGGCCTGACCTTGACCATCCTGTCCTCGATCATCGGCGTCGCCGCCGGCGGCATCCAGGGCTATTTCGGCGGCTGGACCGACCTGATCTTCCAGCGGCTGATCGAGATCTGGACCGCGATCCCCTCGCTCTATCTGCTCCTGATCATCTCGGCGGTGCTGCCGCCGGGCTTCTTCATCCTGCTCGGCATCCTCTTGCTGTTTTCCTGGGTTTCGCTGGTCGGGCTGGTGCGCGCCGAGTTCTTGCGCGGGCGCAACTTCGAGTACATCCAGGCGGCGCGCGCACTCGGCGTCTCCAACAAGGTGATCATGTGGCGCCATCTGCTGCCGAACGCGATGGTGGCGACCATGACGTTCCTGCCCTTCATCGTGTCGTCCTCGGTGATGACGCTGACGGCGCTGGATTTCCTCGGCTTCGGCCTGCCGCCCGGCTCGCCGTCGCTCGGCGAGTTGCTGTCGCAGGGCAAGGCCAATGTGCAGGCGCCGTGGCTCGGCCTCACCGGATTCTTCGCGGTCGCGATCATGCTGTCGCTGCTGATCTTCATCGGCGAGGCCGCGCGCGATGCCTTCGATCCGCGCAAGACGTTCTCGAGGGGCTGA
- a CDS encoding type II secretion system F family protein encodes MIDFLIAKIHDVRFMTMLLAFFAASATVYTLVMPLLAGGDLNKRMKAVASERERIRQRERERLAKNEKVTLRQTPKQVVSKVVDDLNLTKWLAQEAALEKLVMAGYRGHAPYVTFLFARAVTPIVMLIAAIVYTFFIAGANWSLMLKVGICVGAAYAGLQAPMLFLKNAISKRQLQIKRAFPDSLDLLLICIESGMSVEVAFRKVANEIAGQSIALSEEFALTTAELSYLQDRKSAYENLARRTGLEGVKSVCMALQQSERYGTPLGQSLRVMAQENRDMRMNEAEKKAAALPPKLTVPMILFFLPCLFIVILGPSYIKIATMH; translated from the coding sequence ATGATTGATTTCCTTATCGCCAAGATCCACGACGTCAGGTTCATGACCATGCTGCTCGCCTTCTTCGCGGCAAGCGCAACGGTCTATACGCTGGTGATGCCGCTGCTCGCCGGCGGCGATCTCAACAAGCGCATGAAGGCGGTCGCCAGCGAGCGCGAACGCATCCGGCAGCGCGAGCGCGAGCGGCTCGCCAAGAACGAGAAGGTGACGCTGCGGCAGACGCCGAAGCAGGTCGTCTCCAAGGTGGTCGACGACCTCAACCTCACCAAATGGCTCGCTCAGGAAGCCGCGCTCGAGAAGCTGGTGATGGCGGGCTATCGCGGCCACGCCCCCTACGTCACCTTCCTGTTCGCGCGCGCGGTAACGCCGATCGTGATGCTGATCGCCGCCATCGTCTATACGTTCTTCATCGCAGGCGCGAACTGGTCGCTGATGCTCAAGGTCGGCATCTGCGTCGGCGCGGCCTATGCCGGCCTGCAAGCGCCGATGCTGTTCCTGAAGAACGCCATCAGCAAGCGCCAGCTCCAGATCAAGCGCGCTTTCCCGGACTCGCTCGACTTGCTGCTGATCTGCATCGAGTCGGGCATGTCGGTCGAAGTCGCCTTCCGCAAGGTGGCCAATGAGATCGCCGGGCAATCGATCGCGCTGTCGGAGGAGTTCGCGCTGACCACCGCGGAATTGTCCTACCTGCAGGACCGCAAGTCGGCCTACGAGAACCTGGCGCGCCGCACCGGGCTCGAGGGCGTCAAGTCGGTGTGCATGGCGCTGCAGCAGTCCGAACGCTATGGCACGCCGCTCGGCCAGAGCCTGCGCGTGATGGCGCAGGAAAACCGCGACATGCGGATGAACGAGGCCGAGAAGAAGGCGGCCGCGCTGCCGCCCAAGCTGACCGTGCCGATGATCCTGTTCTTCCTGCCCTGCTTGTTCATTGTCATCCTCGGGCCGTCCTACATCAAGATCGCGACCATGCATTGA
- a CDS encoding tetratricopeptide repeat protein has protein sequence MRRQSKLARPLARHLASAALVAVLGAGLGGCQTMSDVTGSLVSSKAEQAPDDPRRAVEFYSERYRKNPKDVDAAIAYGQALRNIGQRQQACAVLEQATLASPGNRPLLAAYGRALADNGNSQAAFDVLSRAHSPDNPDWRILSVQGTTLDKMGRHEEARNYYESALRIAPDEPSVLSNLGLSYMLTKELPKAEETLRRAYASARADARIRQNLALVVGLQGRFAEAETIVKADLPADEAAANVAYLRDMLRGKSGPHTASRAAPVVAKGD, from the coding sequence ATGCGTCGACAGTCCAAGCTGGCCCGGCCTCTCGCCCGGCATCTCGCTTCCGCGGCCCTCGTGGCGGTCCTGGGTGCAGGACTGGGCGGTTGCCAGACCATGTCCGACGTGACGGGCTCTTTGGTCTCCTCCAAGGCCGAGCAGGCGCCGGACGATCCGCGCCGCGCCGTCGAATTCTACAGCGAGCGCTACCGCAAGAATCCCAAGGACGTCGATGCCGCGATCGCCTATGGCCAGGCATTGCGCAATATCGGCCAGCGGCAGCAGGCCTGCGCCGTGCTCGAGCAGGCGACGCTGGCGAGCCCCGGCAATCGGCCGCTGCTCGCGGCCTATGGCCGTGCGCTCGCCGACAACGGCAATTCGCAGGCCGCCTTCGACGTGCTGAGCCGCGCCCACAGCCCTGACAATCCGGACTGGCGCATCCTGTCGGTGCAGGGCACCACGCTCGACAAGATGGGCCGGCACGAGGAGGCCCGCAATTATTACGAAAGCGCGCTGCGGATCGCGCCGGACGAGCCGTCGGTGCTGTCCAATCTCGGCCTCTCCTACATGCTGACCAAGGAACTGCCGAAGGCCGAGGAGACGCTGCGCCGCGCCTATGCCAGCGCCCGCGCCGACGCCAGGATCCGGCAGAATCTCGCGCTCGTCGTCGGTCTGCAGGGCCGCTTCGCGGAAGCGGAAACCATCGTCAAGGCCGACCTTCCGGCAGACGAGGCCGCGGCCAATGTCGCCTATCTCAGGGACATGCTGCGCGGCAAGAGCGGCCCACACACGGCCTCGCGCGCCGCGCCGGTGGTCGCGAAGGGCGATTAA
- a CDS encoding microcin C ABC transporter permease YejB — protein MSAYIARRILLMLPTLLGILFVSFVVVQFAPGGPVERVIAQINGADTGGTSRVSGGGGDFGAQRGQTGAGAAGAVNSKYRGAQGLDPDFIKKLEVQFGFDKPAPERFLLMVWNFARFDFGNSYFRSDSVIHLIKEKLPVSISLGLWMTLLTYLISIPLGIRKAVQDGSRFDTWTSAVVIIGFAIPGFLFAILLIILFAGGSFLNIFPLRGLTSDGWSQFPWYWKIIDYFWHLTLPMISMALGAFATMTLLTKNSFLDEIRKQYVVTARAKGCSERQVLYGHVFRNAMLIVIAGFPGAFIHAFFSGSLLIETIFSLDGLGLLGFESILNRDYPVVFGTLFIFSLVGLVVNLVSDLTYMWIDPRIDFEAREV, from the coding sequence ATGAGCGCCTATATCGCCCGCCGTATTCTGCTGATGCTGCCGACCCTGCTCGGCATCCTCTTCGTTTCCTTCGTCGTCGTGCAGTTCGCGCCGGGCGGGCCGGTCGAGCGCGTCATCGCGCAGATCAACGGCGCCGACACCGGCGGCACCTCGCGCGTCTCGGGCGGCGGTGGTGATTTCGGCGCGCAGCGTGGCCAGACCGGCGCCGGAGCGGCCGGTGCGGTCAACTCGAAATACCGCGGCGCGCAGGGGCTCGATCCTGACTTCATCAAGAAGCTCGAGGTGCAGTTCGGCTTCGACAAGCCGGCGCCGGAACGCTTCCTGCTGATGGTCTGGAATTTCGCCCGCTTCGACTTCGGCAACAGCTATTTCCGCAGCGACAGCGTGATCCATCTGATCAAGGAGAAGCTGCCGGTCTCGATCTCGCTCGGCCTCTGGATGACGCTCTTGACCTACCTGATCTCGATCCCGCTCGGCATCCGCAAGGCAGTGCAGGACGGTTCGCGGTTCGACACCTGGACCTCGGCGGTGGTCATCATAGGTTTCGCAATTCCCGGCTTCCTGTTTGCGATCCTCTTGATCATCCTGTTCGCCGGCGGCTCGTTCCTCAACATCTTCCCGTTGCGCGGGCTGACCTCGGACGGCTGGTCGCAATTCCCCTGGTACTGGAAGATCATCGATTATTTCTGGCACCTGACGCTGCCGATGATCTCGATGGCGCTCGGGGCCTTCGCCACCATGACGCTGCTGACCAAGAACTCGTTCCTCGACGAGATCCGCAAACAGTATGTGGTGACGGCGCGCGCCAAGGGCTGCAGCGAACGCCAGGTGCTGTACGGCCACGTCTTCCGCAATGCGATGCTGATCGTGATCGCCGGCTTCCCGGGCGCGTTCATCCACGCCTTCTTCTCCGGCTCGCTGCTGATCGAGACCATCTTCTCGCTCGACGGGCTCGGCCTGCTCGGCTTCGAGAGCATCCTGAACCGCGATTATCCGGTGGTGTTCGGAACGCTGTTCATCTTTTCGCTGGTCGGGCTCGTGGTCAATCTGGTCTCCGATCTCACCTATATGTGGATCGATCCACGGATCGATTTCGAGGCGCGGGAGGTCTGA
- a CDS encoding CpaF family protein, which translates to MFGKRSGNDVDVRAPKPAYQAPEPAGAPAMPRETAPPVMQPSPPLAPAKPPVAPTIETRRSDNYYQVKATIFGALIEAIDLAQLAKLDSESAREEIRDIVNEIIAIKNIVMSIAEQEELLDDICNDVLGYGPLEPLLSRDDIADIMVNGAGTVFIEVAGKIQRTGIRFRDNQQLLNICQRIVSQVGRRVDESSPICDARLADGSRVNAIVPPLAIDGPALTIRKFKKDKLTLDQLVKFGAISPEGAAILQIIGRVRCNVLISGGTGSGKTTLLNCLTNYIEHDERVITCEDAAELQLQQPHVVRLETRPPNIEGEGQVTMRELVRNCLRMRPERIIVGEVRGPEAFDLLQAMNTGHDGSMGTLHANNPREALSRCESMITMGGFSLPSRTIREMICASIDVIVQAARLRDGSRRITHITEVMGMEGDTIITQDVFLYDMIGEDANGKIIGKHRSTGIGRPKFWERARYYNEEKRLAAALDASEAPPPA; encoded by the coding sequence GTGTTTGGTAAGCGTAGCGGAAACGATGTGGACGTGCGGGCACCCAAGCCCGCGTATCAGGCGCCGGAACCTGCCGGAGCGCCGGCCATGCCGCGCGAAACCGCGCCACCGGTGATGCAGCCGTCGCCGCCGCTTGCGCCCGCGAAGCCGCCGGTGGCCCCGACCATCGAAACCCGCCGCTCCGACAACTACTACCAGGTCAAGGCGACCATCTTCGGCGCCCTGATCGAGGCGATCGATCTCGCCCAGCTCGCCAAGCTGGATAGCGAGTCCGCGCGCGAGGAAATTCGCGACATCGTCAACGAGATCATCGCGATCAAGAACATCGTGATGTCGATCGCCGAGCAGGAAGAGCTGCTCGACGACATCTGCAACGACGTGCTCGGCTACGGCCCGCTGGAACCCTTGCTGTCGCGCGACGACATCGCCGACATCATGGTCAACGGCGCCGGCACCGTGTTCATCGAAGTCGCGGGCAAGATCCAGCGCACCGGCATCCGCTTCCGCGACAACCAGCAGCTGCTCAACATCTGCCAGCGCATCGTCAGCCAGGTCGGCCGGCGCGTCGACGAATCCTCACCGATCTGCGACGCCCGCCTCGCCGACGGCTCCCGCGTCAACGCCATCGTGCCGCCGCTGGCGATCGACGGGCCCGCACTCACCATCCGCAAATTCAAGAAGGACAAGCTGACGCTGGATCAGCTGGTCAAGTTCGGCGCGATCTCGCCGGAAGGCGCGGCCATCCTGCAGATCATCGGCCGCGTCCGCTGCAACGTCCTGATCTCGGGCGGCACCGGCTCGGGCAAGACCACGCTGTTGAACTGCCTGACCAACTACATCGAACACGACGAGCGCGTCATCACCTGCGAGGACGCCGCCGAACTCCAGCTGCAGCAGCCCCATGTGGTGCGGCTGGAAACCCGGCCGCCGAACATCGAGGGCGAAGGCCAGGTCACGATGCGCGAACTGGTGCGCAACTGCCTGCGTATGCGCCCCGAACGCATCATCGTCGGCGAAGTCCGCGGACCCGAGGCGTTCGACCTGTTGCAGGCGATGAACACCGGCCATGACGGCTCGATGGGCACGCTGCACGCCAACAACCCGCGTGAAGCGCTGTCGCGCTGCGAATCCATGATCACGATGGGCGGCTTCTCGCTGCCGTCGCGCACGATCCGCGAGATGATCTGCGCCTCGATCGACGTCATCGTCCAGGCCGCGCGCCTGCGCGACGGCTCCCGCCGTATCACGCACATCACCGAGGTGATGGGCATGGAAGGCGATACCATCATCACCCAGGATGTCTTCCTGTACGACATGATCGGCGAAGACGCCAACGGCAAGATCATCGGCAAGCACCGTTCGACCGGCATCGGCCGGCCGAAATTCTGGGAGCGTGCCCGCTATTACAATGAAGAGAAGCGGCTCGCGGCGGCACTCGATGCCTCCGAAGCACCGCCGCCGGCTTAA
- a CDS encoding C40 family peptidase yields the protein MHDVRLTPARDDLAAKYLEGKVKAARFVEGVVFEVADAIAPLRQAPAADAEQMTQALKGERVTIYDRNGEGWAWGQLVDDGYVGWIPDAALVKAGAAPTHKVTALRTLAFPGPSIKLPPVEALAMGAKLTVLRENGAFAVTRDGWHLPRLHLAALDAMQTDFVAVAERFVGTPYLWGGKSSLGIDCSGLVQVALTASGTGCPRDSDMQQEGLGRELTAAEARHLTRGDLIFWKGHVAIARDADTIVHANAHHMATVVENAQAAIARIKAAGSEVVAIKRL from the coding sequence ATGCATGATGTCAGACTGACACCGGCCCGCGACGACCTCGCCGCGAAGTATCTCGAAGGCAAGGTCAAGGCCGCGCGCTTCGTCGAGGGCGTGGTATTCGAGGTCGCTGACGCCATCGCGCCGCTGCGCCAGGCGCCGGCCGCCGATGCCGAACAGATGACGCAGGCGCTGAAGGGCGAGCGCGTCACGATCTATGACCGCAACGGCGAAGGCTGGGCCTGGGGCCAGCTGGTCGATGACGGTTATGTCGGCTGGATTCCCGATGCCGCGCTGGTGAAGGCAGGCGCTGCGCCGACGCACAAGGTGACGGCGCTGCGCACGCTCGCCTTCCCCGGACCGTCGATCAAGCTGCCGCCGGTCGAGGCGCTGGCGATGGGAGCGAAGCTGACTGTCCTCCGCGAGAACGGCGCCTTCGCGGTGACCCGCGACGGCTGGCATTTGCCGCGCCTGCATCTCGCCGCGCTCGATGCGATGCAGACCGACTTTGTCGCAGTCGCCGAGCGGTTCGTCGGCACGCCCTATCTGTGGGGCGGCAAATCGAGCCTCGGCATCGATTGCTCCGGCCTGGTGCAGGTTGCGCTGACGGCGTCGGGCACCGGCTGTCCGCGCGACAGCGACATGCAGCAGGAGGGGCTCGGCCGGGAATTGACCGCTGCGGAAGCGAGGCACCTCACGCGCGGTGATTTGATCTTCTGGAAGGGCCATGTCGCGATCGCGCGCGACGCCGACACGATCGTGCACGCGAATGCACATCACATGGCGACGGTGGTCGAGAACGCGCAAGCGGCGATCGCACGGATCAAGGCAGCCGGCAGCGAGGTCGTTGCGATCAAGCGGCTGTAA
- a CDS encoding ABC transporter ATP-binding protein, with protein sequence MDATNQPLLDVSDLSVAFGRSLAVDRISFSIKRGECVALVGESGSGKSASALSVLKLLPYPAASHPSGAIRFRGRDLLTASDREMREVRGNDISIIFQEPMTSLNPLHTIESQIGEILSLHRGIGGSAARARTLELLGQVGIPEPETRLKSYPHQLSGGQRQRVMIAMALANEPDLLIADEPTTALDVTVQAQILTLLAEIRTRLGMSLLFITHDLGIVRRIADTVCVMNSGKIVEQGPVEQVFTAPKHAYTRALLAAEPKPDPAPPQPDAPVVMKADDLKVWFPIKRGLLRSTVGHIKAVDGVSLAVRKGETLGVVGESGSGKTTLGLALLRLISSNGPIVFLGKDIQGLRFSEMLPIRRDMQIVFQDPFGSLSPRMSVADIVAEGLEVHQKQLSREQRETRVIKALNEVGLDPESRFRYPHEFSGGQRQRISIARAVVLEPNFVVLDEPTSALDMLFQAQMVDLLRDLQRKRDLTYMFISHDLRVVASLASHLIVMRSGKVVEEGPAVELFKNPKSDYTRALFAAAFRLETDGEGAVAT encoded by the coding sequence ATGGACGCGACCAACCAGCCCCTGCTCGACGTCAGCGACCTCTCGGTCGCATTCGGCCGCTCGCTTGCGGTGGACCGCATTTCGTTCTCGATCAAGCGCGGCGAGTGCGTCGCGCTGGTCGGTGAATCCGGATCGGGAAAATCCGCCAGCGCGCTGTCGGTCCTGAAGCTGTTGCCCTATCCCGCGGCCTCGCATCCGTCCGGCGCGATCCGCTTCCGCGGCCGAGATCTCCTGACCGCGTCCGATCGCGAGATGCGTGAGGTGCGGGGCAACGACATCTCGATCATCTTCCAGGAGCCGATGACCTCGCTCAATCCGCTCCACACCATCGAATCCCAGATCGGCGAGATCCTGTCGCTGCACCGGGGCATTGGCGGCTCCGCGGCGCGGGCGCGCACGCTGGAGCTGCTGGGTCAGGTCGGCATCCCCGAGCCGGAGACGCGGCTGAAGAGCTATCCGCATCAATTGTCGGGCGGCCAGCGCCAGCGCGTGATGATCGCGATGGCGCTCGCCAACGAGCCGGACCTCCTGATCGCGGACGAGCCGACCACGGCGCTCGACGTCACCGTGCAGGCGCAGATCCTGACGCTGCTCGCGGAGATCCGCACCCGGCTCGGCATGAGCCTGTTGTTCATCACCCACGATCTCGGCATCGTCCGCCGCATCGCCGACACCGTCTGCGTGATGAACAGCGGCAAGATCGTCGAGCAGGGGCCGGTCGAGCAGGTCTTCACCGCGCCGAAGCATGCCTATACCCGAGCGCTGCTCGCGGCCGAGCCGAAGCCGGACCCGGCGCCGCCGCAGCCGGACGCGCCGGTCGTGATGAAGGCCGACGATCTCAAGGTCTGGTTTCCGATCAAGCGCGGGCTGCTGCGCTCGACCGTCGGCCATATCAAGGCGGTCGACGGCGTCAGCCTCGCGGTGCGCAAGGGCGAGACGCTCGGCGTGGTCGGCGAATCCGGCTCCGGCAAGACCACGCTCGGGCTGGCGCTGCTGCGGCTGATCTCCTCTAACGGTCCGATCGTATTCCTCGGCAAGGACATTCAGGGCCTGCGCTTCAGCGAGATGCTGCCGATCCGCCGCGACATGCAGATCGTGTTCCAGGATCCGTTCGGCTCGCTCAGCCCGCGGATGTCGGTCGCCGACATCGTCGCCGAGGGGCTCGAGGTGCACCAGAAGCAGCTGTCGCGCGAGCAACGCGAGACGCGGGTGATCAAGGCCCTGAACGAAGTCGGCCTCGATCCGGAGTCGCGCTTCCGCTATCCGCATGAATTCTCCGGCGGCCAGCGCCAGCGCATCTCGATCGCACGCGCGGTCGTGTTGGAGCCGAACTTCGTCGTGCTGGACGAGCCGACCTCGGCGCTCGACATGCTGTTCCAGGCGCAGATGGTCGACCTGCTGCGCGACCTGCAGCGCAAGCGCGATCTCACCTACATGTTCATCTCGCACGATCTGCGTGTGGTCGCGTCGCTGGCGAGCCATCTGATCGTGATGAGATCCGGCAAGGTGGTCGAGGAGGGGCCTGCCGTCGAGCTCTTCAAGAACCCGAAGAGCGACTACACCCGCGCCTTGTTCGCCGCCGCATTCCGGCTGGAAACGGACGGCGAGGGCGCGGTGGCGACGTGA
- a CDS encoding leucyl aminopeptidase family protein has translation MSSIFATAATAAIPITFVTEATWDAIRDELPPLARQFAEANGFAAKPGKVLALPAADGRIAQVLFALEDETSKARDPFRPGALPGLLPPGVYRFANAPHEPRLAALGFALGCYRFGRYRKNETPDVRLVPPDGVDVTDVARMAEAAALARDLINTPSNDMGPAELAGVARELAGRFGASINCISGAELEQDFPLIHAVGMASTRPPLLIDLSWGDPAHPKVTLVGKGVCFDTGGLDLKPSSGMLIMKKDMGGAANVLALAQMVMDAKLKLRLRVLIPAVENAVAGNAFRPLDIFRSRKGITVEIGNTDAEGRLVLADALALADEEKPELLVDLGTLTGAARVALGPDLPPFYTNDETLAADVAAHAKAENDPLWRMPLWPAYDTWLDSKTADINNAPSGGFAGSITCALFLQRFVEHASNWLHVDIYGWTPSAKPGRPEGGECQAARAIYKLLSQRYA, from the coding sequence ATGTCATCCATCTTCGCGACCGCCGCCACCGCCGCCATCCCGATCACCTTCGTTACCGAGGCGACCTGGGATGCGATCCGCGACGAGCTGCCGCCACTTGCGCGGCAGTTCGCCGAGGCCAACGGTTTTGCGGCGAAGCCGGGCAAGGTTCTCGCCTTGCCGGCGGCTGACGGCCGCATCGCGCAGGTGCTGTTCGCGCTCGAGGACGAGACCAGCAAGGCGCGCGATCCGTTCCGGCCCGGCGCGCTGCCCGGCCTGCTGCCGCCCGGCGTCTACCGCTTCGCCAATGCGCCGCACGAACCGCGACTCGCGGCACTCGGCTTCGCGCTCGGCTGCTACCGCTTCGGCCGCTACCGCAAGAACGAGACCCCCGACGTCCGCCTGGTGCCGCCCGACGGCGTCGACGTCACCGACGTGGCGCGCATGGCGGAGGCGGCGGCGCTGGCGCGCGACCTCATCAACACGCCCTCCAACGACATGGGCCCGGCCGAGCTTGCCGGCGTCGCCCGCGAGCTGGCCGGCCGGTTTGGTGCGAGCATCAACTGCATCAGCGGCGCCGAGCTCGAACAGGACTTTCCGCTCATTCACGCCGTCGGCATGGCGTCGACACGCCCGCCGCTGCTGATCGACCTGAGCTGGGGCGATCCGGCGCACCCGAAGGTGACCTTGGTCGGCAAGGGCGTCTGCTTCGACACCGGCGGGCTCGACCTCAAGCCGTCGAGCGGCATGCTGATCATGAAGAAGGACATGGGCGGCGCCGCCAACGTGCTGGCGCTGGCGCAGATGGTGATGGACGCCAAGCTCAAGCTGCGGCTGCGCGTGCTGATCCCGGCGGTCGAAAATGCGGTGGCCGGCAATGCGTTCCGCCCGCTCGACATCTTCAGATCGCGCAAGGGCATCACGGTCGAGATCGGCAACACCGACGCCGAGGGCCGGCTGGTGCTCGCCGATGCGCTGGCGCTGGCCGACGAGGAAAAGCCGGAGCTGCTGGTCGATCTGGGCACCCTGACCGGCGCGGCGCGGGTGGCGCTGGGGCCGGATTTACCGCCCTTTTACACCAATGATGAGACGCTTGCCGCCGATGTCGCCGCTCACGCCAAGGCAGAGAATGATCCGTTGTGGCGCATGCCGCTGTGGCCGGCCTACGACACCTGGCTCGACTCCAAGACCGCCGACATCAACAACGCGCCGTCGGGCGGCTTTGCGGGCTCGATCACCTGCGCGCTGTTCCTGCAACGCTTCGTCGAGCATGCCTCGAACTGGCTGCATGTCGATATCTACGGCTGGACGCCGTCGGCAAAGCCCGGTCGGCCCGAAGGCGGCGAATGCCAGGCCGCGCGCGCGATCTACAAACTGTTGAGCCAGCGCTATGCATGA
- a CDS encoding type II secretion system F family protein: MQMQTLALAFLAATTVGGLAWVFLYPYLSGEKKAETRRASVARSEPAAARGSDRSLRSRREQVEGSLKELEARAAKDKKIPLGLRISQAGLEWSEQKFWIISGVLGLLGFGIAFVVGGGLLGAVGIGFAMGLGAPRWLLGFLKKRREKAFLKALPDAVDVIVRGIKAGLPLFESIKVVVADAPDPLRSEFRTIIETQAIGMPLGEACTRLYERMPLPEANFFGIVIAIQQKSGGNLSEALGNLSKVLRDRKKMAEKIKAMSTEAKASAAIIGSLPPIVMILVFLTTPDYITLLWTNSMGQLMLVACAVWMTIGIMVMKKMINFDF, encoded by the coding sequence ATGCAGATGCAAACCCTTGCCCTCGCGTTTCTCGCCGCCACGACCGTGGGCGGCCTCGCCTGGGTTTTCCTCTACCCTTATCTCTCCGGCGAGAAGAAGGCCGAGACCCGCCGCGCCTCGGTGGCGCGCAGCGAGCCGGCGGCCGCCCGAGGCTCCGATCGCTCCCTGCGCTCGCGCCGCGAGCAGGTCGAGGGTTCGCTGAAGGAGCTCGAGGCGCGCGCCGCAAAGGACAAGAAGATTCCGCTCGGCCTGCGTATCTCGCAGGCCGGGCTGGAATGGTCGGAGCAGAAATTCTGGATCATCTCGGGCGTGCTCGGGCTGTTGGGATTCGGCATCGCCTTCGTGGTCGGCGGCGGCCTGCTCGGCGCGGTCGGCATCGGCTTTGCCATGGGCCTGGGAGCACCGCGCTGGCTGCTCGGCTTCCTGAAAAAGCGGCGGGAAAAGGCCTTCCTGAAGGCGCTGCCCGACGCCGTCGACGTCATCGTGCGCGGCATCAAGGCCGGCCTGCCGCTGTTCGAATCCATCAAGGTGGTCGTCGCCGACGCGCCGGATCCGCTGCGGAGCGAGTTCCGCACGATCATCGAGACCCAGGCGATCGGCATGCCGCTCGGCGAGGCCTGCACGCGGCTCTACGAGCGCATGCCGCTGCCGGAAGCCAACTTCTTCGGCATCGTGATCGCGATCCAGCAGAAATCCGGCGGCAACCTCTCGGAAGCGCTCGGCAACCTCTCCAAGGTGCTGCGCGACCGCAAGAAGATGGCCGAGAAGATCAAGGCGATGTCGACCGAAGCGAAGGCCTCCGCCGCCATCATCGGCTCGCTGCCGCCGATCGTGATGATCCTCGTGTTCCTCACCACGCCCGACTACATCACGCTGCTGTGGACCAATTCGATGGGCCAATTGATGCTGGTCGCCTGCGCGGTCTGGATGACGATCGGCATCATGGTGATGAAGAAGATGATCAACTTCGATTTCTGA